TTTCGAGAAATCTTACAGTTAATCCATAAAGGATAGGTTTTTGATTGTATTTGGGTTTGTGGGTTTTGCCATTAGGATTTCTTTTAATTCTAACGGATTTGCTATGGAGCATAGCATAGTTTTTTCGCCATGATAAATATGAATGTTGCCACATCTTGAACCAAAAATCATGGATAATGTAACAGTTATATTAACGATATTTTGTATCGGAATCTCACGTATTTGAGGGCTTATTAAACCTTTGATGACGAAACAAGAATTTTCGGCCAGAAAAATACGAATTGAGAAGAAATTCCAAAGATTTGAAACGATTTTATGCATTTTTAAAAAATCGTAAACAGATAATTGGGGTAAAATGTATGACCAATGAAGTTTAACCTTAAATTTTATGGTACTTTCTCCAATAATATTGGCTACTAATTTTTCTCGACCTCTCAATTTTACCCACAAATAGGCACTCCAAATAGTCCAAAAAGGCAAGAAACACACAAATAAAAGCAATGCTACTCTCCAAATTAACTCAAAGAAATCAGCAATTAAGGTTGAAAGGAAAATCACGTTATAGAAGTAGTTAATTATATATTGTGCAATATTAGAAAAGTTGATACTAAGAAACAAATAAAGCTATAATTAACTTATAAGTATTTTATATTAATATTTTTAATTATATTATATATTATAATATAATATTTTATTGGTATAAGTAACAATTTGTAAGATTTATTAAATAGGAAACTTTAAACCGCAAAACCTGAGGAAAATCGCCGAAAATCTTTAATAATTTGTACGAAATATTAGCCTCGTCCGCCCGCCCCAGCCCTTTTTCTATTAATTTTAATGATTTTTTCCTTTTCAACATCTCCGAAAAACTAAAAGAATAAACATTTCAACACTAATAGATAAATTATATCAAAATTGTTTTTTTAATTGTAATGTCAGATTTAATTGATTTGTAGATAATTGTAGATAATTGTCCGATTTTGTAACTCGCTGATTATAAGTTTATTATACACTAATAAGGTAACAGATTGTAAGAATAAACACCCAATAAAGTAACAGATTGTAAGAATAAAGTAACAGATTGTAATGATTAAGGTAACATTCTGTAATATTATAGTAACAGATTGTAATAAATAAGGTAACAAATTGTAAGAAAAACAGTATTTATAAGAAATTACAATCTGTTACCTTATTCATAAAAAAGAGTATATTTGTGGACAATACATTGAAAACAATAAAAGAAGCAACTTGAAACTATGAAATCGAAGCATGAACCAACACTTGAATCACCGCAAGAGGTTGTGTTGGTTGATAAAGGTCAGTCAAGCAAAGAATTAGACGTAGCAAGGGTGGTTAATCATATTGACCAGATACGAAAGTATTTTGACCTACACCAAGAGAAAATACATCTTTTGTTTGTTGCACAACTAAAATCGTTTCAAGGCGAAAACTATAATTCTGAGAGCTTAAATCCTGATAGCCTTTATAAAATGAGTTTTCATTTAGGCGAAAACCTTCAAGTAGATAGAGACCGCATCCGTAAGGCATTAGATGATATTACAAAGGTTCGCTACCAAATTGAAGGAGTCAATCGCTTTGGGTTTATTGTGCCGTTTCCCTATGCAATGTTTGAAAACAATACCATTACCTTGAAAATTCAGGGCTTGGTTTTGAAACAATACTTAGATATTTCAAAGGGATATACCAATATATTAATAGGCGAGGCTCTAAAACTGGAAAGTGAGTATTCGATTAAACTTTTTACAAATCTCAATGCGTGGCTGAATTTAGGCGAAAAAATTTATGAAATAACTTACTTACGAGAATTGCTCGGTATGAACGAACCACTTTTTGAAAATTACAAATTTGTAAATCTTTACCTCAAAAGGTGTAAAAAAGAAATTGAAAAGAAAACAAGTTTAAGGTTTGATTGGGAAATTTGTCATTATACAAGAGGGAAAAGAAAACCTATTGCCGAAAAAATTAAGTTTACGATTACGACCGAGAAAAAACTAAAAAAACAATTAGAACTAAATTTTGAGCAAGAAACCAAACAGACAATAAAAGAAGAAAAGAAATATCATACTGATGATACCATAAACTACTATTTTAGTGCCGAAAGCGTAGAAGAAAAGTGGCGTTTGCTCAATAATGCTATTTCAAATTATAACTTCAAGCAAGACGAAAAAGACTATGTGCTGACAAATGCTTTAAATCAAGACTTTATTCGTAAATTCATGGAAGTACATATATACCTGCAATATGAAGCTATGCTGGCATTAAAAGAAAGCCGTAAACCAGTTGTGGTGAATTTTACAGCCTATTTTCGAAAGTCTATGAAAAATGTTGATATGTGGGTCTAACAAGCAGTCAAATTCAGACTGCCTGTTAGAATTTTACAGTTTCTTGGTTGCTGTTTTTGATTTTGGCAATTCATTCGATTCTTCCAAAGTTTTTACAGTGTGCAAAGACGAAATGCCTACTGGATGTTTCTTTTTTGTCATTAAATCTTCATTCCAATCTTTTTCAATGGGCTTTTTTACAAAAAAAAGGTCATTGCCTTTCCCAGCAATTTCTGCCCGTATTTTTAAAACAGTATCTAATGCTTTTGATAAATGGCGACGACTATTTGGCATCGATATTTTGAAAGATTCTGTTTGATGATTGGTGTTTCGTTCGATTACTTTCACCACATCTTTATCTAAAAATGCTCCAACATTTTTAGTAATTTTATTTACGAAAGCCTCAATTTTTTCAATTGTCAAATCTTTATTTTTTTGAAACTCGATTTTTAGATGAGATTCAGTTCTTTTGAACTCATTGGTTTCATCAACGTATTGATTGTTATTCACATAATCAATTCTGAATTTAATATCAGTACTACTATCTAATAACGGATGTTGTAAACCGCCCGCCACAGTTGCATTAAATCTAAGACCAGGGTTTTCGTTGTCCATAGCTAAAATAACAGCAGATTCATGTCTTTGAAGTACTTTATTTATAAATTCAATTTGTTTGGGAGCAGGATGTCCACCTGTCGAAATGTATAAATTGTATTCCGTTGGTCGTGCCATCAATTGAGCAAACGACATTGCATCAATCGGACTTTCGGTAATAATTATTCTTTGAGCTTTGGCTTTTGAAAAACCAGCATCATTATCTAACATTACCCTCATAATACTATTAGAATCTTTATTGTGGTCTGATAAAAACTGAGCATTGAATGAAAACTGAAACTTTGTTATCCCATCTTTTTCAATTTTATGCAAAGCTCCATACGTATTTGCAGGAATGGCTAATTTTTGCCCGTTTAACGAGGTTACGATTTCATTATCTGTTTTTAATAATTCGTTCGACATCCAAACACCATCAAATTTTGGACCTGCCAAGTAAATTTTGCCAGATTGTTTATCTGTACTTGTGGCAAATCGAATGATGAAACTGGTTAGACCAAATTCATTTCGCATCGGGAAAGCAGTGTTATAAAAAGTCATACCTTGTGTTTCTTTCGATTCATAAGGAATATTATTGACTTGCCCTAAAAACTCAGGAGCATAAATCGTATTTTCGACCAAACCACGTTCTTTTAAATAACTGGGGCGTGTATAAGGTAAAATTTGATTTTCTTCTCTGATTACTTTTTCACGCAATTTGGTCTGTTCTTCTAAATTCAATTCCGAAAGTTTATCAACCTGTTCGTTTTGATATTTCCCTTTTGAATAATTTTCATTTACATTCGCTAATGCTGGATTTATCAAAACTTCATCAAGGGTTGTAAAGACATCTGCCCAGCGATTGTTATATTCATTGAGCAGTAAGTTTATGACTGTGCCTTTGTTTTCGGTGTTATTGACATCAAAAAAGCCTTTAATATTGCGGTTATTCATAAAAACCACAACTTTGCTGTCATTCGATTTTCTAACCCAAAGATGTTGTGCCTTTCCCCATTTTTTGAATTTTGGTTCATAACCAATC
This Emticicia oligotrophica DSM 17448 DNA region includes the following protein-coding sequences:
- a CDS encoding replication initiation protein, with amino-acid sequence MKSKHEPTLESPQEVVLVDKGQSSKELDVARVVNHIDQIRKYFDLHQEKIHLLFVAQLKSFQGENYNSESLNPDSLYKMSFHLGENLQVDRDRIRKALDDITKVRYQIEGVNRFGFIVPFPYAMFENNTITLKIQGLVLKQYLDISKGYTNILIGEALKLESEYSIKLFTNLNAWLNLGEKIYEITYLRELLGMNEPLFENYKFVNLYLKRCKKEIEKKTSLRFDWEICHYTRGKRKPIAEKIKFTITTEKKLKKQLELNFEQETKQTIKEEKKYHTDDTINYYFSAESVEEKWRLLNNAISNYNFKQDEKDYVLTNALNQDFIRKFMEVHIYLQYEAMLALKESRKPVVVNFTAYFRKSMKNVDMWV
- a CDS encoding toprim domain-containing protein, with amino-acid sequence MNTPVVSDFSTTEQQHILGAFNKMKVKYIGFDSYAANSYSPTLPYSDIMLWVKPTAENFEAIKKAISLGMGGNNRAFIKKSVDDFLNYTDPNQPFSSIGFTKNRAIQIFPIISGFQKGDFDKALNEAQLRKAGVVNTKILNVLHTYQSLKLSQNRHKEKLLNNLEREHGKILNIKKTTTKSFQKKDFNYILSNVDLEAVLEKIGYEPKFKKWGKAQHLWVRKSNDSKVVVFMNNRNIKGFFDVNNTENKGTVINLLLNEYNNRWADVFTTLDEVLINPALANVNENYSKGKYQNEQVDKLSELNLEEQTKLREKVIREENQILPYTRPSYLKERGLVENTIYAPEFLGQVNNIPYESKETQGMTFYNTAFPMRNEFGLTSFIIRFATSTDKQSGKIYLAGPKFDGVWMSNELLKTDNEIVTSLNGQKLAIPANTYGALHKIEKDGITKFQFSFNAQFLSDHNKDSNSIMRVMLDNDAGFSKAKAQRIIITESPIDAMSFAQLMARPTEYNLYISTGGHPAPKQIEFINKVLQRHESAVILAMDNENPGLRFNATVAGGLQHPLLDSSTDIKFRIDYVNNNQYVDETNEFKRTESHLKIEFQKNKDLTIEKIEAFVNKITKNVGAFLDKDVVKVIERNTNHQTESFKISMPNSRRHLSKALDTVLKIRAEIAGKGNDLFFVKKPIEKDWNEDLMTKKKHPVGISSLHTVKTLEESNELPKSKTATKKL